From a single Miscanthus floridulus cultivar M001 chromosome 8, ASM1932011v1, whole genome shotgun sequence genomic region:
- the LOC136476127 gene encoding probable LRR receptor-like serine/threonine-protein kinase At1g53440 isoform X1 has product MDAAARVRVRLLLLLALPLGLGCSNNGGRCSSAQTTLLPEQEVEALKGIAHKLNKADWDFSVDPCSGSGNWVNVTGSLSNNAKFSSNVTCDCSFNNHTECHVISLELMRQNLSGVLPDEVVNLTYLQNLDLSRNFIQGPIPASWADLPVFNLSLQGNRISGTLPKELGRMPKLKSIQLEGNQLAGSIPPELGNIISLQRFFISANNITGELPTTFSKLTNMTDFRVDGNSISGKIPSFIKNWQGVNRIDMQGTLMSGPIPPEISLLKNLTELRVTDLSGPRMKFPPLQNALHLTEVVLRNCSIYGEIPSYLGQMQYLKVLDLSFNKLTDKVPVNFGAMMALQYLYLTDNMLTGDLPAWMLKNKASNKVNMDISYNDFTGNPPSECQQANVNMVSSFSSSNNNSLQPCLRKNLPCTTRPRHSSLFINCGGKSVVVDGNTYEDDSSQIGTSMFSVSDDKKWAYSSTGDFVGNENADYIARNTSKLNLADPELYTEARLSPLSLKYYGLCMENGEYMVKLHFAEIVFTEDHTYSSNGKRVFDVFIQGVKVLEDFNIKDKIGGVHRAIFKSFATNISDNTLEIHFYWGGKGTTAIPYRGVYGPLISAISVTKMGRNHRGVSTGVVVAIVIAAACLAVIVLIALYFKVFRKKNIKGNSRQFFYQGRKTTTSELQTRAQYFFSLEEIESATKHFDPANKIGEGGFGPVYKGTLANGTIVAVKKLSSKSSQGNREFLNEIGIISALRHPNLVRLFGCCINGDQLLLIYEFLENNSLGRALFGRAEHQLKLDWPTRYNICLGTAKGLVYLHEESTLKIVHRDIKPSNILLDEKMQPKISDFGLAKLNDECGRVSTRIAGTVGYMAPEYATRGCLTRKADIYSYGVVALETVSGMSNINSMSNEEYLHLLDWAERLKQQGKLLEMVDRRLGSDYSQEQALRLLNVALLCTSTQPTQRPRMSSVVKMLRGEIPIEIVPADDDLSEDLRLNIAQSQHSINNSQTNWSQHSVNNSQTNWSEMPSSDPSVLPHSSKDSGYLPSSSSFSVKL; this is encoded by the exons ATGGATGCCGCCGCCCGCGTCCGCGTCCGCCTCCTCCTGCTTCTCGCGCTCCCCCTGGGCCTCGGCTGCAGCAACAATGGCGGCCGATGCTCCTCGGCGCAGACGACGCTGCTGCCGGAGCAAGAAG TTGAAGCACTCAAAGGAATAGCCCACAAGCTTAACAAAGCAGATTGGGATTTTAGCGTGGATCCATGCAGCGGATCAGGAAATTGGGTCAATGTCACTGGTTCGCTTAGCAATAATGCGAAGTTTAGCAGTAATGTGACATGTGACTGTTCATTCAACAACCACACCGAGTGCCATGTTATCAGCTT GGAGCTTATGCGGCAGAACCTTAGTGGAGTTCTACCAGATGAAGTTGTCAATCTTACTTATCTGCAAAATCT TGACTTGTCACGCAACTTCATTCAAGGACCAATTCCAGCTTCATGGGCTGACCTACCTGTTTTTAATCT GTCTCTCCAGGGAAATCGCATATCTGGAACCCTACCGAAGGAGCTTGGGCGCATGCCCAAGTTGAAATCTAT ACAGTTAGAAGGCAATCAGCTTGCGGGTTCTATTCCACCAGAGCTGGGTAACATCATCAGTCTGCAGAGATT TTTCATTTCTGCGAATAACATCACAGGAGAGTTGCCCACAACCTTTTCCAAGCTGACAAACATGACAGATTT TCGTGTTGATGGGAACAGTATCTCAGGGAAAATACCTAGTTTCATAAAGAACTGGCAGGGCGTCAACAGAAT CGATATGCAGGGTACCTTGATGAGTGGGCCTATTCCTCCAGAAATTTCCTTGTTGAAGAACTTGACAGAATT GAGGGTGACTGATTTGAGTGGACCAAGAATGAAATTTCCTCCCTTACAAAATGCACTACACCTTACGGAAGT GGTCTTAAGAAATTGCTCcatatatggtgaaattccttcttaCCTTGGCCAAATGCAGTACCTGAAAGTCTT GGATTTAAGCTTCAACAAGTTGACTGATAAAGTTCCAGTAAATTTTGGAGCAATGATGGCACTACAATATTT GTACCTGACTGACAATATGCTGACTGGAGATTTGCCTGCTTGGATGTTGAAAAATAAGGCGAGCAATAAAGTAAACAT GGATATATCATATAATGACTTCACAGGCAACCCTCCATCTGAATGTCAGCAAGCAAATGT AAATATGGTGTCAAGCTTTTCATCTTCAAATAACAATTC ATTGCAACCATGTTTAAGAAAGAATCTTCCTTGCACAACCAGACCACGCC ATTCCTCCCTGTTCATCAACTGTGGCGGAAAAAGTGTTGTGGTCGATGGGAATACCTATGAGGATGACTCGTCTCAGATAGGAACATCAATGTTTTCTGTGTCTGATGATAAGAAATGGGCATATAGTAGCACTGGTGATTTTGTGGGCAATGAGAATGCTGACTACATTGCTAGAAACACATCGAAGCTAAATCTGGCAGACCCGGAGCTTTACACTGAAGCTCGCCTCTCACCTCTGTCACTGAAATACTATGGCCTTTGCATGGAGAATGGTGAATATATGGTAAAACTTCACTTTGCTGAAATTGTGTTCACAGAAGATCATACTTATTCCAGCAATGGCAAGCGTGTTTTCGATGTCTTCATCCAG GGTGTCAAAGTTTTGGAGGATTTTAACATCAAAGATAAGATTGGTGGTGTCCATCGTGCGATCTTCAAAAGTTTTGCAACCAACATTAGCGACAATACACTGGAAATCCACTTCTACTGGGGAGGCAAAGGCACCACAGCGATACCTTACCGTGGCGTGTATGGTCCACTGATCTCAGCCATATCAGTGACAAAGA TGGGCAGGAACCACCGTGGAGTCTCTACTGGAGTGGTGGTTGCCATAGTAATAGCTGCGGCATGCTTGGCTGTTATAGTTCTGATAGCTTTATATTTCAAAGTCTTCCGAAAGAAGAATATAAAAGGAAACA GTAGACAGTTCTTTTACCAAGGAAGGAAAACTACTACTTCGGAGCTTCAAACACGGGCACAGTATTTCTTTAGTTTGGAAGAGATCGAATCTGCAACAAAACATTTTGATCCTGCAAATAAAATAGGTGAGGGTGGCTTTGGACCTGTTTACAAG GGCACACTAGCAAATGGTACTATAGTTGCAGTTAAAAAGCTATCTTCAAAGTCGAGCCAAGGAAACCGCGAGTTTTTAAATGAGATAGGAATAATATCTGCTCTAAGGCATCCAAATCTTGTGAGGCTCTTTGGTTGTTGTATTAATGGGGATCAGCTCCTTCTTATATATGAATTCTTGGAAAATAATAGTCTTGGCCGTGCACTTTTTG GCCGCGCTGAACATCAGTTAAAATTGGATTGGCCAACAAGGTACAACATCTGCCTTGGAACTGCGAAAGGCCTGGTCTATCTCCATGAAGAGTCTACATTAAAGATCGTCCACAGAGATATTAAGCCATCAAAcattcttcttgatgaaaagatgCAACCTAAAATATCAGATTTTGGCTTGGCTAAACTGAATGATGAATGTGGACGTGTGAGCACTCGGATCGCTGGAACTGT TGGTTATATGGCTCCTGAATATGCCACAAGAGGTTGCTTGACACGTAAAGCGGACATCTACAGTTATGGAGTGGTGGCTCTAGAGACTGTTAGTGGAATGAGCAATATAAATAGCATGTCAAATGAAGAATATCTGCATCTTCTTGATTGG GCTGAAAGATTAAAGCAGCAAGGGAAGCTGCTGGAAATGGTGGACCGGCGTCTCGGTTCTGACTACTCCCAAGAACAGGCACTGAGGCTGCTGAATGTAGCTCTCCTCTGTACAAGCACACAACCAACCCAGCGGCCAAGAATGTCTTCGGTCGTGAAGATGCTTCGTGGCGAGATCCCCATCGAGATTGTACCTGCTGACGATGATCTAAGTGAAGATCTACGACTCAACATCGCTCAATCCCAGCACTCAATAAATAACAGCCAAACAAATTGGTCCCAGCACTCAGTAAATAACAGCCAAACAAATTGGTCTGAAATGCCTTCAAGCGATCCTTCGGTCTTGCCCCACAGCAGCAAGGACAGTGGCTACCTCCCATCTTCGAGCTCCTTTTCTGTGAAGCTGTGA
- the LOC136476127 gene encoding probable LRR receptor-like serine/threonine-protein kinase At1g53440 isoform X8 has product MDAAARVRVRLLLLLALPLGLGCSNNGGRCSSAQTTLLPEQEVEALKGIAHKLNKADWDFSVDPCSGSGNWVNVTGSLSNNAKFSSNVTCDCSFNNHTECHVISLELMRQNLSGVLPDEVVNLTYLQNLDLSRNFIQGPIPASWADLPVFNLSLQGNRISGTLPKELGRMPKLKSIQLEGNQLAGSIPPELGNIISLQRFFISANNITGELPTTFSKLTNMTDFRVDGNSISGKIPSFIKNWQGVNRIDMQGTLMSGPIPPEISLLKNLTELRVTDLSGPRMKFPPLQNALHLTEVVLRNCSIYGEIPSYLGQMQYLKVLDLSFNKLTDKVPVNFGAMMALQYLYLTDNMLTGDLPAWMLKNKASNKVNMDISYNDFTGNPPSECQQANVNMVSSFSSSNNNSLQPCLRKNLPCTTRPRHSSLFINCGGKSVVVDGNTYEDDSSQIGTSMFSVSDDKKWAYSSTGDFVGNENADYIARNTSKLNLADPELYTEARLSPLSLKYYGLCMENGEYMVKLHFAEIVFTEDHTYSSNGKRVFDVFIQGVKVLEDFNIKDKIGGVHRAIFKSFATNISDNTLEIHFYWGGKGTTAIPYRGVYGPLISAISVTKMGRNHRGVSTGVVVAIVIAAACLAVIVLIALYFKVFRKKNIKGNSRQFFYQGRKTTTSELQTRAQYFFSLEEIESATKHFDPANKIGEGGFGPVYKLPNTQHYNIEIYRAQKE; this is encoded by the exons ATGGATGCCGCCGCCCGCGTCCGCGTCCGCCTCCTCCTGCTTCTCGCGCTCCCCCTGGGCCTCGGCTGCAGCAACAATGGCGGCCGATGCTCCTCGGCGCAGACGACGCTGCTGCCGGAGCAAGAAG TTGAAGCACTCAAAGGAATAGCCCACAAGCTTAACAAAGCAGATTGGGATTTTAGCGTGGATCCATGCAGCGGATCAGGAAATTGGGTCAATGTCACTGGTTCGCTTAGCAATAATGCGAAGTTTAGCAGTAATGTGACATGTGACTGTTCATTCAACAACCACACCGAGTGCCATGTTATCAGCTT GGAGCTTATGCGGCAGAACCTTAGTGGAGTTCTACCAGATGAAGTTGTCAATCTTACTTATCTGCAAAATCT TGACTTGTCACGCAACTTCATTCAAGGACCAATTCCAGCTTCATGGGCTGACCTACCTGTTTTTAATCT GTCTCTCCAGGGAAATCGCATATCTGGAACCCTACCGAAGGAGCTTGGGCGCATGCCCAAGTTGAAATCTAT ACAGTTAGAAGGCAATCAGCTTGCGGGTTCTATTCCACCAGAGCTGGGTAACATCATCAGTCTGCAGAGATT TTTCATTTCTGCGAATAACATCACAGGAGAGTTGCCCACAACCTTTTCCAAGCTGACAAACATGACAGATTT TCGTGTTGATGGGAACAGTATCTCAGGGAAAATACCTAGTTTCATAAAGAACTGGCAGGGCGTCAACAGAAT CGATATGCAGGGTACCTTGATGAGTGGGCCTATTCCTCCAGAAATTTCCTTGTTGAAGAACTTGACAGAATT GAGGGTGACTGATTTGAGTGGACCAAGAATGAAATTTCCTCCCTTACAAAATGCACTACACCTTACGGAAGT GGTCTTAAGAAATTGCTCcatatatggtgaaattccttcttaCCTTGGCCAAATGCAGTACCTGAAAGTCTT GGATTTAAGCTTCAACAAGTTGACTGATAAAGTTCCAGTAAATTTTGGAGCAATGATGGCACTACAATATTT GTACCTGACTGACAATATGCTGACTGGAGATTTGCCTGCTTGGATGTTGAAAAATAAGGCGAGCAATAAAGTAAACAT GGATATATCATATAATGACTTCACAGGCAACCCTCCATCTGAATGTCAGCAAGCAAATGT AAATATGGTGTCAAGCTTTTCATCTTCAAATAACAATTC ATTGCAACCATGTTTAAGAAAGAATCTTCCTTGCACAACCAGACCACGCC ATTCCTCCCTGTTCATCAACTGTGGCGGAAAAAGTGTTGTGGTCGATGGGAATACCTATGAGGATGACTCGTCTCAGATAGGAACATCAATGTTTTCTGTGTCTGATGATAAGAAATGGGCATATAGTAGCACTGGTGATTTTGTGGGCAATGAGAATGCTGACTACATTGCTAGAAACACATCGAAGCTAAATCTGGCAGACCCGGAGCTTTACACTGAAGCTCGCCTCTCACCTCTGTCACTGAAATACTATGGCCTTTGCATGGAGAATGGTGAATATATGGTAAAACTTCACTTTGCTGAAATTGTGTTCACAGAAGATCATACTTATTCCAGCAATGGCAAGCGTGTTTTCGATGTCTTCATCCAG GGTGTCAAAGTTTTGGAGGATTTTAACATCAAAGATAAGATTGGTGGTGTCCATCGTGCGATCTTCAAAAGTTTTGCAACCAACATTAGCGACAATACACTGGAAATCCACTTCTACTGGGGAGGCAAAGGCACCACAGCGATACCTTACCGTGGCGTGTATGGTCCACTGATCTCAGCCATATCAGTGACAAAGA TGGGCAGGAACCACCGTGGAGTCTCTACTGGAGTGGTGGTTGCCATAGTAATAGCTGCGGCATGCTTGGCTGTTATAGTTCTGATAGCTTTATATTTCAAAGTCTTCCGAAAGAAGAATATAAAAGGAAACA GTAGACAGTTCTTTTACCAAGGAAGGAAAACTACTACTTCGGAGCTTCAAACACGGGCACAGTATTTCTTTAGTTTGGAAGAGATCGAATCTGCAACAAAACATTTTGATCCTGCAAATAAAATAGGTGAGGGTGGCTTTGGACCTGTTTACAAG TTGCCAAATACCCAGCATTATAATATAGAAATATATAGAGCTCAGAAGGAATAA
- the LOC136476127 gene encoding probable LRR receptor-like serine/threonine-protein kinase At1g53440 isoform X2, translating into MDAAARVRVRLLLLLALPLGLGCSNNGGRCSSAQTTLLPEQEVEALKGIAHKLNKADWDFSVDPCSGSGNWVNVTGSLSNNAKFSSNVTCDCSFNNHTECHVISLELMRQNLSGVLPDEVVNLTYLQNLDLSRNFIQGPIPASWADLPVFNLSLQGNRISGTLPKELGRMPKLKSIQLEGNQLAGSIPPELGNIISLQRFFISANNITGELPTTFSKLTNMTDFRVDGNSISGKIPSFIKNWQGVNRIDMQGTLMSGPIPPEISLLKNLTELRVTDLSGPRMKFPPLQNALHLTEVDLSFNKLTDKVPVNFGAMMALQYLYLTDNMLTGDLPAWMLKNKASNKVNMDISYNDFTGNPPSECQQANVNMVSSFSSSNNNSLQPCLRKNLPCTTRPRHSSLFINCGGKSVVVDGNTYEDDSSQIGTSMFSVSDDKKWAYSSTGDFVGNENADYIARNTSKLNLADPELYTEARLSPLSLKYYGLCMENGEYMVKLHFAEIVFTEDHTYSSNGKRVFDVFIQGVKVLEDFNIKDKIGGVHRAIFKSFATNISDNTLEIHFYWGGKGTTAIPYRGVYGPLISAISVTKMGRNHRGVSTGVVVAIVIAAACLAVIVLIALYFKVFRKKNIKGNSRQFFYQGRKTTTSELQTRAQYFFSLEEIESATKHFDPANKIGEGGFGPVYKGTLANGTIVAVKKLSSKSSQGNREFLNEIGIISALRHPNLVRLFGCCINGDQLLLIYEFLENNSLGRALFGRAEHQLKLDWPTRYNICLGTAKGLVYLHEESTLKIVHRDIKPSNILLDEKMQPKISDFGLAKLNDECGRVSTRIAGTVGYMAPEYATRGCLTRKADIYSYGVVALETVSGMSNINSMSNEEYLHLLDWAERLKQQGKLLEMVDRRLGSDYSQEQALRLLNVALLCTSTQPTQRPRMSSVVKMLRGEIPIEIVPADDDLSEDLRLNIAQSQHSINNSQTNWSQHSVNNSQTNWSEMPSSDPSVLPHSSKDSGYLPSSSSFSVKL; encoded by the exons ATGGATGCCGCCGCCCGCGTCCGCGTCCGCCTCCTCCTGCTTCTCGCGCTCCCCCTGGGCCTCGGCTGCAGCAACAATGGCGGCCGATGCTCCTCGGCGCAGACGACGCTGCTGCCGGAGCAAGAAG TTGAAGCACTCAAAGGAATAGCCCACAAGCTTAACAAAGCAGATTGGGATTTTAGCGTGGATCCATGCAGCGGATCAGGAAATTGGGTCAATGTCACTGGTTCGCTTAGCAATAATGCGAAGTTTAGCAGTAATGTGACATGTGACTGTTCATTCAACAACCACACCGAGTGCCATGTTATCAGCTT GGAGCTTATGCGGCAGAACCTTAGTGGAGTTCTACCAGATGAAGTTGTCAATCTTACTTATCTGCAAAATCT TGACTTGTCACGCAACTTCATTCAAGGACCAATTCCAGCTTCATGGGCTGACCTACCTGTTTTTAATCT GTCTCTCCAGGGAAATCGCATATCTGGAACCCTACCGAAGGAGCTTGGGCGCATGCCCAAGTTGAAATCTAT ACAGTTAGAAGGCAATCAGCTTGCGGGTTCTATTCCACCAGAGCTGGGTAACATCATCAGTCTGCAGAGATT TTTCATTTCTGCGAATAACATCACAGGAGAGTTGCCCACAACCTTTTCCAAGCTGACAAACATGACAGATTT TCGTGTTGATGGGAACAGTATCTCAGGGAAAATACCTAGTTTCATAAAGAACTGGCAGGGCGTCAACAGAAT CGATATGCAGGGTACCTTGATGAGTGGGCCTATTCCTCCAGAAATTTCCTTGTTGAAGAACTTGACAGAATT GAGGGTGACTGATTTGAGTGGACCAAGAATGAAATTTCCTCCCTTACAAAATGCACTACACCTTACGGAAGT GGATTTAAGCTTCAACAAGTTGACTGATAAAGTTCCAGTAAATTTTGGAGCAATGATGGCACTACAATATTT GTACCTGACTGACAATATGCTGACTGGAGATTTGCCTGCTTGGATGTTGAAAAATAAGGCGAGCAATAAAGTAAACAT GGATATATCATATAATGACTTCACAGGCAACCCTCCATCTGAATGTCAGCAAGCAAATGT AAATATGGTGTCAAGCTTTTCATCTTCAAATAACAATTC ATTGCAACCATGTTTAAGAAAGAATCTTCCTTGCACAACCAGACCACGCC ATTCCTCCCTGTTCATCAACTGTGGCGGAAAAAGTGTTGTGGTCGATGGGAATACCTATGAGGATGACTCGTCTCAGATAGGAACATCAATGTTTTCTGTGTCTGATGATAAGAAATGGGCATATAGTAGCACTGGTGATTTTGTGGGCAATGAGAATGCTGACTACATTGCTAGAAACACATCGAAGCTAAATCTGGCAGACCCGGAGCTTTACACTGAAGCTCGCCTCTCACCTCTGTCACTGAAATACTATGGCCTTTGCATGGAGAATGGTGAATATATGGTAAAACTTCACTTTGCTGAAATTGTGTTCACAGAAGATCATACTTATTCCAGCAATGGCAAGCGTGTTTTCGATGTCTTCATCCAG GGTGTCAAAGTTTTGGAGGATTTTAACATCAAAGATAAGATTGGTGGTGTCCATCGTGCGATCTTCAAAAGTTTTGCAACCAACATTAGCGACAATACACTGGAAATCCACTTCTACTGGGGAGGCAAAGGCACCACAGCGATACCTTACCGTGGCGTGTATGGTCCACTGATCTCAGCCATATCAGTGACAAAGA TGGGCAGGAACCACCGTGGAGTCTCTACTGGAGTGGTGGTTGCCATAGTAATAGCTGCGGCATGCTTGGCTGTTATAGTTCTGATAGCTTTATATTTCAAAGTCTTCCGAAAGAAGAATATAAAAGGAAACA GTAGACAGTTCTTTTACCAAGGAAGGAAAACTACTACTTCGGAGCTTCAAACACGGGCACAGTATTTCTTTAGTTTGGAAGAGATCGAATCTGCAACAAAACATTTTGATCCTGCAAATAAAATAGGTGAGGGTGGCTTTGGACCTGTTTACAAG GGCACACTAGCAAATGGTACTATAGTTGCAGTTAAAAAGCTATCTTCAAAGTCGAGCCAAGGAAACCGCGAGTTTTTAAATGAGATAGGAATAATATCTGCTCTAAGGCATCCAAATCTTGTGAGGCTCTTTGGTTGTTGTATTAATGGGGATCAGCTCCTTCTTATATATGAATTCTTGGAAAATAATAGTCTTGGCCGTGCACTTTTTG GCCGCGCTGAACATCAGTTAAAATTGGATTGGCCAACAAGGTACAACATCTGCCTTGGAACTGCGAAAGGCCTGGTCTATCTCCATGAAGAGTCTACATTAAAGATCGTCCACAGAGATATTAAGCCATCAAAcattcttcttgatgaaaagatgCAACCTAAAATATCAGATTTTGGCTTGGCTAAACTGAATGATGAATGTGGACGTGTGAGCACTCGGATCGCTGGAACTGT TGGTTATATGGCTCCTGAATATGCCACAAGAGGTTGCTTGACACGTAAAGCGGACATCTACAGTTATGGAGTGGTGGCTCTAGAGACTGTTAGTGGAATGAGCAATATAAATAGCATGTCAAATGAAGAATATCTGCATCTTCTTGATTGG GCTGAAAGATTAAAGCAGCAAGGGAAGCTGCTGGAAATGGTGGACCGGCGTCTCGGTTCTGACTACTCCCAAGAACAGGCACTGAGGCTGCTGAATGTAGCTCTCCTCTGTACAAGCACACAACCAACCCAGCGGCCAAGAATGTCTTCGGTCGTGAAGATGCTTCGTGGCGAGATCCCCATCGAGATTGTACCTGCTGACGATGATCTAAGTGAAGATCTACGACTCAACATCGCTCAATCCCAGCACTCAATAAATAACAGCCAAACAAATTGGTCCCAGCACTCAGTAAATAACAGCCAAACAAATTGGTCTGAAATGCCTTCAAGCGATCCTTCGGTCTTGCCCCACAGCAGCAAGGACAGTGGCTACCTCCCATCTTCGAGCTCCTTTTCTGTGAAGCTGTGA